CCCGCAAAACTCCGTCAGCACAGGGCGGTACTTGGGACGGACGTATCTTCGGAAGGCGGACTCGATGCGGCCGGTGGTGCCATTGACGAGAACCGAGGGGAACTCGATGATCTCTTGCGGGTAGATCCGCTTGTCTTTCTCGCAGGTCGCCTCGAAGTCCACCACCAAGAAGTAGTCGAAAGCTTGATTCCCCGACGGCATTGCGCCCCCGCGCGCCGGCAAGATCGATGCCATGCTCGGCATCATCCGCGGCGGAAAGCGTCTGGGATCGGAACACAAGAACAGTCTAATGGAACTGCAGGGCAACCTCGCGGGTCTCTCCTGCCTTTATACACTGATTCAAGTTACGCTCGTCTCCGACTTCGAGCGGGTTTaagatttcgtcgggtactcGGATTTGCGCGGGTGATAGCGCGTTTTCTGTTTCTTTGCATCGGGTTTCCTTGTACAACTTATTCAGCCGCGTGCCCGTTTCAGCTagtgggacggcccaataaggtcaGCCGCAATTCTTTTGcttattttccttttttttgtttattttcctgtttccttttttttccttttttccggTAATATATGTTCATTGCCTTGCTATATTTTGCGAACCAGTGTTTAATTATTTAGTTAAAATTAATTATTTATGTTATATTTGTTAGCTTTCCTTATAAGCGAGTGGATTTGCTATGTGTGGTACCTACACACCTTTGCATTTGTGGACGATTCAAGCCGTATTAACCTATTTTAGCTTGTTTTTCTAATAGAACACGGATTTCTGGTGTACAAAATAGTTTCAAATTTTTGGTTCAATTTTTTTGGTGAAAGTCAACGCATAGTAGTATCGGTGTTCTAGGAGTTAAAGCTTAGTAGCTGAGGCAGGGACTATCTTCTGTGACAAAGAGATGCACTACGGTGAGGACCACCGATCTTTCGTGCCAAATGGACGCCATCTTGCAGCACTATGGAGGCGTATGTTCAACTTCCAACAGTGTAAGCCCATCTTTGACGGTGGAGCGACAACGTTTTTCACCTTTTTCATCCGAAGTCATTTTGTCCCTGGCAATGACCAGCGACGAAATTCATCTATGGACTTCGGCGGTGAGGCAGATGGACTTGATCGTGTTTCCAAAAAAAAACCCGGATGGACTTGGTCGTGTTTCCAAAAGTAACATCCGTATGACTAGACAATTTTCATGTTTCTTGAGGTACTTATTGCAATTCGTACCACCTCCTAGAATTGTGGAGCATCTTGTCGGCCCTCCGGGAACATTGCCCGTGCAAAAAAGTTCTATATAGATGAAAATGACAAGATAGAGCCATAGTGGCACATTTCAATAAAACagccacaagttttttttttttttttttttttttttacaagtGGCTCTCACCGATCGTGCCGCTCGATGCCACAAAGGCTTTTATGGTAGAACCACTCTTATTGCGTTTGCTCTTGAAGATACTAGATCCACCTTCTTGGGTGGCCTCTGTTTCGCGATTGTACGCTCCTTCAAAGGCAACAAATCGTCTTGCCCGATTCAGGATCATCAGCCCCCAAGCTGGTGAGaaagttgattttttttttttggtcaaACAGAGCCTCAGGCGCCCAACGCACGGGACTCAACAACCTCATCATCCACAGAGCAAACAAGGTCTAATCGGGCGACGCCTAAGCATCCTGAGGGAGAGTTAGGTCTTCCGCGTCTCCCAGGCGGTGGCGGCGGAAAGTCTTTCCTGCTCCAATCTCCGGCGTCTGTGCTGGCCCCTCTCCTTCCGCTTGCCGCTCCAGCGGTAGGAGGGAGGGGGACGCTGTTTTTTGCATGGTATTTAGGGCTAGGAGTTCTCTGGCATGTCGCGCcgttggggtggtgggagcggCGCCCGGGCAAATAAATCTGCCTCAACTCTTCTCCCACACCGGCGCTGTTCTCCATGGCGGCGTCTCGGAGTTGGTGGCACTGTGTGCGGTGGCTTTACGGTTCATGGATGGTGTAGGCGAGGCGGCGGCGATGGCTCCATCAGATGGGTTTTTCCTCCTGTTCTGTCCCTGTTGCTGCGGCGTTGTCTCCGGCGCCAAGGTGGAGCAGAGAGGATTTGTCCAGGAGTACGTGCAGACGGTGGTCTGCACTGGTGACAGCTGGAAGATGGTGCACCTTGTGGTGGGTTCGTGGTTGAAGGCTGATGGTTCTGGTTCCCTACTCCGACATCGTCGTGCGTGGGTGCCAGTGCTGAAGTTTGATGGTGTGTTCAGGGACATGCTGCCCTGGTCTGATTCTTTCAACGGCAATGGTTTGTCCTATGGCAAACTACATTGGAGGTCCGAAAAGCTGATGGTCAGCGATGGAGCTGCGTCGAGCTCACGTGAAGAGGTGATCTgtccattttttccttggtgctaCAGTGGTGCCGAAGAAGATGGATAGGCGTTGGTTTGTCACATAGGTTTATCCTATCTTTCCAAATCTGTAAGATCGGCGTAACTACTTTGTATCTCATCTATACCATGTAGTACTCCGACCGTACACGTACCTCTCTTGTACTGCCACGTAGGGGGCTTTTCCCTACCTATATAAcacgcaaccgatggcccgaaagGGCACGCATCGTTCCACACAAttccacatggtatcagagcgggtcTCTTCCCGACTCTAGCTATCAAACCCTAAAAACagcccgacgccgccgccgcatcctgccgccgccgctcgccgtcgccgcctcgtCAAAACACACAACAAAATCGTCTGCTGCCGCCGCTACTTGCCGCCGCCACAAATCCAATACAATCAAGCCGAAAACCACCGCCGCTGCCGCTCTCCTAGCTGCTGCCGCAACCAAACCCTACATACAAAACCACGCCGCCGCTTTCAAATCCTACATACAaaaccacgccgccgccgctctccTAGCCGCCGCCGCGTTCAAATCCTACACCCAACATCCACGCCGCCACTACTTTCAGCCGTCGCTGCGTCTACACGTCTTTGACGGCCATGTCTTCATCAACATCCTCGGTGACCAACCTTGCTGCTGCTCTTGGTGCAGCCCCGTCACAGCTCTTAACACGGGACAATGCTCTTATTTGGAAGGCGCTTGTGATCCCTGCTCTCCGTGGTGCCCATGTTCTGGATCTTGTTGAGGGTAATGATAAGCCACCCGAGGAGCTTTGAGACTGAAGATGTCAACCACAAGAAGGTTACCATCCCCAATCCTGAGCATGCGGCATGGATCTCCCGTGACCAACAcgtcctccgatggatcctcaatgCCTTGTCTCCCGATGTGCTTGTACATGTTGTTGGCATGGAGTCTTCTGCCAAGGCATGGGCGGCTATCAACGAGTATGTGTCCTCCTCCTCCAAGTCTCGTGTCCAACAACTCCGCTTGGCTCTCAATGACACTCGTAAGAATGATCTCTCTGCTGAAAAATACTTTGCCAAGATGAAGTGTATTGCATCTGAACTTGCTGCAATTGGGAAACCTCTTGATGAAGGTGATCTTGTCTGGTATATACTTTGTGGTCTTGGTAGTCATTACAATAATTTACGTACTGCTGTTAATGCAAATCCTGGCACTACATTTTCTGAGTTACTAAGTCAAGTTCAAACCTATGATAGCATGCATAAAACTGAAGATGTGGGTTTTTCTTCCTCGGCTAATGTTGCTCGGCGTGGCAACAATGCTCCTCCGCGTGCTCCTGATCGCCCGCGCCAACAGCAGTATGATGATCGCCCACGACAACAACAATATGATGACCGTGGTCGCGGTGATGACCGTGGCCGTGGTGACTACCGCGGTCGCCGCGAAGACTGGGACCACCGTGACAATCGCGGTTGGCGTGAAGACTGGGGCCGCCGTGATGGTGGTGGCTAACAGGGTCGCCGCGATGATGATGATCGTCCCCGCCGCCGTGATGATGGCTACCGGCGTGATGATTGCCGCGACGATCGCCGTCGTGATCGCCAACCCACTCCTTACGTTGACACCACCTGTCAGATCTGCTCCATTCATGGGCATCCCGTTCGTGATTGTTGGTGGCGCTATGATGATAACCGTGGCAAGAAGGATGCCAATTTTGCTGCACATGGAGTGGACTCAAATTGGTATTATGACACTGGTGCTACTGATCATATTACTGGCGAACTGCACAAGCTGACTACTCATGATCAGTATCGTGGTGAGGATCGTGTGCGCACTGCTGAAGGCACAGGCATGCATATTAGTCATATTGGTCATTCAATGTTGCGCACCCCTAAAAATTCTTTCACTCTCAATTCCATATTGCATGTCCCTAGTGCATCCAAAAATCTCCTATCAGTTCATCGTTTTACTCTTGATAATCATGTGTTCATTGAGTTTCATCCTTTCTTTTTTCTCATCAAGGACCAAGCATCAAGGACCAAGCAACACAACGCATACTGTTTAAAGGACCTTGCTATGGTGGTCTCTATCCTTTGATGCCTCTCACCACCGAGTCCTCCAAGCATGCCTTCATCACAATAAAGCCATCATCCTCTACATGGCATCGTCGTCTAGGCCATCCATCGTCTTTTATTGTTCAACAAGTCTGTAGGAGAAATAAGATAGATTACACCCCCGACAGTCCTCCTTATGTCTGTGACTCTTGTCAGCTCGCCAAGAGTCATCAGTTACCATACCCCATCTCTACCAGTAGATCCACTGTTCCTTTGGAACAAGtcttttctgatgtatgggggcCTGCTCCTCTCTCTGTTGGGAAACATGCATACTATGTAAGCTGGTGTACGGAGTAGTACTCCGACCGTACACATACCTCTCTTGTACTGCCACGTAGGGGGCTTTTCCCTACCTATATAAcacgcaaccgatggcccgaaagGGGCACGCATCTTTCCACACAATTCCACAGTATTACCATGCAAAAAAAGAGAGCAAACATGGGTCCTAGTAAAGTCTAGAGTAGTCCCTTGGAGGCCCATGTGTGAGTCATTTATAAGCCAAACCTGGGCTATATATATGGGAGCGTGGAGGTCCTGGGGAGCAAGGACCAACCATCCAAAAAAAAATCCGTCAAAAAAGTCCATCCACAAAATTGTCccaaaatcaaaaatatatgatgCTTAAAATGACAAAATTTGAGCTAGAAGGCAAAATAAATTGATCAATATATACTCTTCACCTATAAATACCTTGACCTACTCACCTACAACAACGATCCCTACTTCCTTCAACACTGTTTGCCCGGATGAACATGCTTGTGACAGGTTGTATGTTTCCAAAACAGGCTTGAGCCCGTGAAAGGATCAACTACGTACCAAGAATCAGCTGTACAGATTTCTAATTTCGACACAAGACTAGATCATCTTCGTGGAACCATTTGCCCGGATTCATCCTTCTCAAATATCCTCGCGATCCACTCATTCCAGACCGTTCTGCGTCTGCCGCTCTCAGACAGGACTGGAGACCCCTCATCCGGCTCAAGGGTCATGTTTTCATTAAACGTACCGTATGGTGACGGCAGATTAACATCCGCGATTCCTAGCGTAGCAGCGCGCCTCAAGGCCGCCTGGTGCTCCTCACCGTGATCCCTTGTTAAGGTGGTTTCAGCATCCATCCTTTGATTCTCAGGCGCTATCATGGTTCTCTCGCTCTCCAACATCAACTGAAATGCGGAAGCTGTTATTTTGTTGAAATTTGTGAGCACCAAAATGGCACATCACAATAACTCTATATGCAAAGGTGGTGTTTATAAAAAAGAATATTTGGTTTGTGGTCAAAAAGGTCTGATGCTGAAAGAAGGTGCCATGGAAAATTGGTGCAACATTCTGTTTCAAAATTTTACGCTTGATTAATTGTGCAATAGTGCTAGGTGGCAATGAGGACTTGCCGTTAATTACTACCATGTTTGGAAAGTAAAATATGTGAATGATATTTTCATGGTGGGTTGCTCAGTAAGAGGAGGATAGGCTCAAGCTTACATCTATAGCTCTTTGGGCTTCCCTTTCTATCCAGATAATAGCATGGTCAGAAATTGCGTTGCAAGAAAGAACAATGTGCTCAAATCTACCATCAACTGGAACCGCTGTTCTTACGGCAGGCGGATATCTTCCACACCTGCAGCAATTGTTTCAAGATACTAAAAATATCAATCAAAATATTTCATAGTTGCACGAGCTAATCAGTTGGTAGTACTAATAAAAACAAAATTGTTCAAAAATGAAGGACAATATCTCCTAATCGCAACATTCCGTTATAAAGCTAAAAGATAAAATGGCAGTTTTTGGGTCATATTTTCTGAAGACAAAATAAATGCATATAGTGCTTAGACCTGTTCACTGGTTATCCTTCATGTTTCTGGAAGGGAACTTCACATGGTTATTCTTGTTTTCATGAGTAGCATTAGGATGACTGGATGGGCAGAAGGTTTCGAAAGGGCAGGAAAAATCATATACCTGAAAGGTTTCCTTTCAACGATGTGGTAAAGACGGCCCGGTGCATACAGACGCCTTGGATCTCTCAACATGACACTTTCAGGTATACATGTGTCTATGAGGCAATTACCGCATAGCAGGCATGGCAAGCTGTACAAAGAGGACTGCATCAGGCACCCTGAAAAGATGTAGACTAGAGGACAATAAACCTCTGCAGGCATGTATTACATGTTGACATATTACAAAAGAAGAAAGTTTCACTACCAGAAGAGTGACTTGATGATATCTTCCAAAGGAATGTCTGTGCGGGGCAGAAAATCATCCTgtggatcaaatacaaatatcaaAGAGCATATTCAGTTGGATTGTTGACAGCAGAAAATGGCAATAACGGAATTAATTATTGTATCGCTAACGGCCAAAGTAAAACTCAGCATATGCTTTCAATAGCAGAGCATATTGTCTGGCTACAAAAAGAAGAATGGGTATAATGAGAGCGAAACATAACTTTTAACTTTGAAGTGTCAGGGATATACCTGAACACCAAGCAAATATGTAATAGTGTATTGCCTAAACACTTAGAATGAAGGTATAACAAATTACTACATTGGTGTGGTACTAACTGGTACTGGAGTCTCACCTGAAGAATAACTGCGTTAATAACATCCGCATAACGGACCGCCAAATTGAGCGACATACACCTGGGAGGCGCCATCGCGAAGCACCGTATCCTGTTCCTCTCCACGCCACCCAGCCGCTCCCTATTTTGCACTGCCACCAGTGCCAGCATGGCCACGACACCGGAACCAAGAGAATGCCCTGCGAAGGTGAGCGTGTAGCCAGGATTCCTGTGCAGCAGGTCCCTCAGCACATCACACTCAGCATCAAACACCCACTCGGCAGCATTGAGCAGCCCATTGTGCACGTAGCCGCCGTCGAACCTCCTCTGCCCGATCCTGTTGTCCAGCAACACACCGTAGTCGCTCTCTTTCGCCATGTCCATCCCCCGAACGGCGAGCACGACGTCGGAATGCCGGTGGTCGACGTACAACAGGTATGTCGGAGCATGACCCTGCGTGTGCTCGTATGTCCTCCGGCGCACCACCCACCGGGGCTCGATGCCATAGCCCCCCGGAGGCGCCCATTGCGGATCTTCAAGGTCATCCTCGTAGACTGCGAGTATGAATCGGCATAGCCGGGGCACAGGCTCGAACTCCCCCGACGACGCGAGGCCCCAGGTCTCGCTGTCGTAGCCAGTGGTGTGGAGGCAGCGCTGCCACACCCACCGTGTACATGCCAGGCAGTACACGCATTCGACGACCGGTAAGCAGCACGCGATGGACATCACATCGGTGGAACTTCAGAACTCAGTGTTGTGGCCACACCGAAAAATGAAAGGGCTGCAAAAAAAAAAGTTGGATTATTCAAGAGACATTTACCTAGGGTATGTTTGGTTGGTGCCCAAATTTTCCCTATCAATATTTTGGCAGCCCGATATTTTGGTCTCTGTTTGGTTGGCTGCCAAAATTTTGGTTGCCTATGGAATCTTGCCAACTCTTCTCACATTTCCTTCACAAATCTTGCCAACTTTTTGGCCAACATGGGACTAAGGAATCTCCAACCAATATTTTGGCTGCCAATAGTTGCCAAAATTTTGGTAAGGCATGCTACGTCATGAACGAAACATACCCAATTTTTTTGGTAAGGCATGCTATGTCATGAACCAAACATACCCCTAGTCTCTCTTCTGTTGGTATTGGGGCAAGGTTATGGCTGGGACGAAATGCTAAACTGGGGATAAATTTGGAATAGAAATGGGAATGGTCAACGCTATGGCCTATGGGCAATGGGAAATTGCACGAAATCAAGCGGGGGCGGAAATCAAATTCCGGCTGGGAGATTCATCGATTAAATTAGGGATTTGCTCAGCTGAGACAACTAATTGCTCAAAGGGGGGCAGAGTGGCGGGCCAGGCAGGATCAAGGAACAAGAACCTCTATCCATCAAATACCAGTATTCATTCCCGCTGCAGTTCTAGCAAGATGGAAATTACCGAAACAATCTTGTCTTGTAGGACTTGCGGCGGTTGGAACACGAAGCAAGCCAAGCAACGGAAACCTTCCGACACCAACCAACCCGAGGGGAAGGGAAGGCAATCAGGTAGGATACTGAGAGAGAAGGCAATCTGAAGACAAGCTATATGTTAGTACCTTGAAGCGGGCTGGAGAGAGGCATCGGAGACGAGTAGGTAGCGCCCACTCGGTCTGGGGCGCAGACGAAGAGTAGCGAAACCAGAGGAGGCAGCTAGCTACCTTTCTTCGTCTCGAGGCAACAAAGAGTCCAGGAagtgagaaccaacctgaggttgaggTTGGGTGATTAGGAGTGTGGTTGTTAGGTTGTACCCCAGCCTACCAGAGTTTAAATATCAGATttaacatctgtgtgtctcattaaGGCGGAATATTTATTCAGTGGAAGACGACgttgtagggtgtgcgtgtgtgcgttcataggggtatcCATCCCACTCATATAGGTACGTTATCGGATTTTGCGAATCGGGAAATGCCAATTAGATAACCAACCCTGCTGCATTGTCTTCATCTCTCCGTGAGTATATacacgtgtatgtgagcgtctgcgttctcaaaaaaaaaaaagagtccaGGAAGCAGCCGCGGTTGCAGCTAGAGGTCAAAGAGACAGGATTACACAGGAGACGCCGTGCGTGGCTAGCCTTGTCTTCACTCCACGTCTCCACATGTCGCTTTGCTCGTACTAGCCAGTCTCATGGACACAATTTACTCCGCTGTCCCCGCGGGAAAAGAACCATTAATCCAGTGGTTATCAGCAACATTTTGGGTCCATTTTATATACACTGAAGGTGAAAATTTCTTTCTCGAAAATAGTCTAGATATTTTCCTGAACAGCGTCCGCCACAGTCAGATTTCTCTCACGCTCAACATGGTCAGCTGGATACACGCACGGATAGGGTCCTCGGATGCATAAAATATGAGTTTTTTGTTCTAAATAAATGGCCCTTACGCTAACCTTCAGTCTTTTCTGGTCTCTAAGAAAACTTTCAACCAGTTACGCCTCCTTGTAGTTGTGCTGTTTAGGTTGGCTTATAAGTGCATGACATGCCAGTTGAGTTGGCTAGTTTTTTATGGCCTATGTCACACCAACTGATGTCTTGCCTATTTTTGACCTATATGGTCCGAAATCATTTTCAAAAGGGCCCGACATGAGCTGCACACTTTCCCCCATCCCTCCTCTCCGCCCGCTACAGTAGCTACACACGCTTTCGCGAGATCTGGCCCGATCCCGGTGGCGATGCCGGCCGGAGGTGGCGGAGGAGAGGCGCCAGCCTTAGTTTTCTAGGTTAGGTTTAGTCTCCCGGCGTTTTGCTGGTTAGGTTAGGAGTAGAAGCTCTGGTTCTTGGCTACTTCCAGAGCGGGCCAAGCGTTGGTGGCTCCCCTCTCTGCTCCGGTGGACGGAGTCCAGGGGGCCCTCCTCAACCGATCTCTTCAATAAGGCCGGCGTCATCTTCTTCAAGCTCTTCCTCACGCCTCTTCATCCGCTTCTGGCCGGCCTTGGTGGTGAGGGGGAGGGGTCGAGGAGGTTGTCAGAGACTTGATCTGGAGGTGACAGGGGCTGTTTGCCTCTCCTGTGCTCTGGCACGGCACCGGGTGGCCTGTCGCTGGCGGTCTCCCTCCAGATCCGTGGTGGATCTGGGTCTGGAGCTCATCGGTGGCACGGGCCTTTGATAAGGTGCCTAGGAATCATCAGTCGAAGAAGAAGGTGGCCTCTCTGCtc
This region of Lolium perenne isolate Kyuss_39 chromosome 2, Kyuss_2.0, whole genome shotgun sequence genomic DNA includes:
- the LOC127333680 gene encoding uncharacterized protein yields the protein MSIACCLPVVECVYCLACTRWVWQRCLHTTGYDSETWGLASSGEFEPVPRLCRFILAVYEDDLEDPQWAPPGGYGIEPRWVVRRRTYEHTQGHAPTYLLYVDHRHSDVVLAVRGMDMAKESDYGVLLDNRIGQRRFDGGYVHNGLLNAAEWVFDAECDVLRDLLHRNPGYTLTFAGHSLGSGVVAMLALVAVQNRERLGGVERNRIRCFAMAPPRCMSLNLAVRYADVINAVILQDDFLPRTDIPLEDIIKSLFCLPCLLCGNCLIDTCIPESVMLRDPRRLYAPGRLYHIVERKPFRCGRYPPAVRTAVPVDGRFEHIVLSCNAISDHAIIWIEREAQRAIDLMLESERTMIAPENQRMDAETTLTRDHGEEHQAALRRAATLGIADVNLPSPYGTFNENMTLEPDEGSPVLSESGRRRTVWNEWIARIFEKDESGQMVPRR